The sequence below is a genomic window from Methanobrevibacter sp..
AGAAAAATTTTCACATACAGATATTTTTTCAGCTGCTAAAATAACTTCCCAAAAGAAGACATTATCCTCAAAGTAAACATCTTGAGGGAATTTAATATCATACTTCTTTAATAAACTATTACGATATAATTTGCCATATACCACAACATTTAATGAAAATACATAATCTTTGATATCTCTATTATTAAAAATCGTTCCCCTAAATTCTTCTGGTAAAAATATATTCTTATAATAATTTTCTCTAATGAACTTATCTTCATTCTCTTCATAACTTTCTACAGAATCAATCAATAAATCCAAATCCTTTTCTTTGGATTCATTATAATATATCAAACATGTATTCAGATCAATCCAATCATCCGAATCAACAAATAAAATATACTCCCCTTTTGCAATATCGATCCCCTTATTTCTAGCCATACTTAAGCCTTGATTGTTTTGATCGATAATAATTATACGATTATCATTTTTAGCATAGTCAGTAAGTATGTTTAATGAATTGTCAGTAGACCCATCATTAATACATATTATCTCAATATCATTTAATGTCTGATTTACAATGCTATCTAAACATCTTTCTAAATATTTCTCAACATTATATACTGGAACAATTATTGATATCTTTGGAAACATTTTGTCACTCATTTGTTAATTTTTAATTCATATAAAAACACATTACTTTTGATTTGATAAATGTATATTCCCAAAATTTAAGAATTTAATTTCCTTTGGAACATTATTCTCTGAGACAATATTTTTTGTATCAAATATTTGTGGGATTTTCATTTTTTTCAAAATAAGATTATAATCCAAATCTTTAAACTCATTATGATCAGTTAAAATTAAAATCAGTGAAGAATCTTCAATTGCATCTTCAAAATTAATACTTTTTTTAGGAATATGAGGGTCATAAATTTTTATTTTTGAACAATTTTTTAATTTATTAATTATTTCATAAGAAGGACTCTCTCTATCATCATCAGAATTTCCTTTATAGGATATGCCAAAAATAGAGATTATAGGTTTTTCATCTTCATTAAGAAATGAACTACTTAAAATTTTTTTAGTTTTATCTACAACAAAATCAGGCATGTTCCTATTAGTATCTCTAGCTAATTTAATAATTTTAGCAGTACTTGGAGCTTGAGAATATATAAAATAAGGGTCTATTGCAAGACAATGCCCTCCAACTCCTGGACCTGGACAATGTATATTAACTCTAGGATGTTGATTAGCTATTTTAATGACATCTAAAGCATTTATTCCTAATTCAAAACAAATCTTAACTAATTCATTAGCTAAAGCAATATTAACATCTCTAAAAGTATTTTCCATACATTTTGACATTTCAGCAATTTTAGATTCTGTTTCTATAATATTCCCCTTAACAAAAATTCCATAGACTTCCGCAGCTTTTTTTGCACATTTTTCAGTTACCCCACCAACAATACGATTATTATATATTAACTCGAAAACCATATTACCCGGTAAAACCCTCTCTGGACAATGAGCAAGATATAAATCCTCACCAATAGTAAAACCTTCTCTTTCAAAAATAGGTTTAATAATATTTTCAGTAGATAATGGAGCCATAGTAGATTCAACAATAATAATATTTTCTTTTTTAACAAATGGAAGAATGGAACTACAAGCAGAAACTACATAACTTAAATCACAAGAAAAATCATTTTTATTAAATGGAGTTGGAACAGTGATAATAAAAACATCCGCTTTTTCAGGTTTATTTTTAGCACAATATGTTCCATTATTTAAACAATTAATTAAAATTTCATTTATTTTTGGTTCTTCGATAGGAACTATACCTTGATTAAGTTTAGTAACTATTTCCTCATTAATATCTACACCAATTACATTACAATTATTGTTAGCAAATAAAGTGGCTGTTGGAATACCAATATACCCCTGACCTACTACACATATATCCATATTATCACCTATGAAAAATAAAAAATATTATTCAACTGTAACACATTTTGCTAAATTTCTAGGCTTATCAGGATCCAAATTACGTGCTACAGATACATAATAACTTAATAATTGAAGCGGAACAATATAAACAAGCGGTGCTAAAACATCATTTACTTCACTATTTATCAAAAATGTATAATCAGATTTCAATACCAAATCCTCATCACCTATTGCCCCAATTCCAATAATATCCGCTCCTCTTGCCTTGACTTCTTCCAAGTTGCTCATGATCTTTTTATGGTCTTCTCCAGGAGGTGCAATCACTACAACAGGGATATTACTATCTATCAATGCAATAGGCCCATGCTTCAATTCTCCACCAGCATAAGCTTCGGCATGGATATAGGAAATCTCCTTAAGTTTTAAAGCACCTTCCAATGCAATTGAATAGGAATAACCACGTCCAATGAAAAACATGTCTTCAACATGCCTAAAGTTCTTATCCAATCCTTTATATGCATTAGGTTTTCCAAGTATTGGCTTTAGATATTTTGGAACCTTATCTAATTTCTTAAACTTATAAGCAAATCTCTTGATTTCATCCTGCTTTTTTAAGACATCTTCAATATAAGCCGGCACTTTTTCCAAATCCTTTAAGATTTCATCTTTTTCTCCGAGCAAACTTGCAAACAAATAGATTGCAACAAGCTGGCTTATATAGGTTTTAGTTGCAGCAACCCCGATTTCAGGCCCTGCTTGAGTGTAAATTGTATAATCCGCCCTTCTGGTTGCAGAACTTCCCCTAACATTAACTATTGCCAAAGTCCTTGATGTTTCATTTGCCACATCCAATGCCTTAAGGGTATCTGCAGTTTCACCAGATTGGGAAATGAATATCACCAATGTCCTTTCATCCAATGAGCTTGCAGAATATTTGAATTCCGATGCGAGCAATACCTCTGTCTGTATTCCTGCAAGTGATTCTATAAGATATTTGCCTGTCATGGATGCATGATATGATGTTCCGCAGGCTACAAAAAGAACCTTATCTATATCTCCCTTAATCTCATCCACTATTGATTTTACCTTATCCCTTTCACTAAGTGTGTTTTTGACAGCAGCTGATTGCTCATTGATTTCCTTTATCATGAAATGAGGATATCCCTCCTTTTCAGCCATATCAGGACTCCAGTCATTGACTTCAATCTCCTTTTCAATAGGCTCATCATCCGCATCAAGGAAACTCACTCCCTCTTCATCAAGAACAACTATTTCACCCTTTTCAAGATAAGCAATATTCTTTGTATACTTTAAAATAGCTGGAGAATCAGATGCAACGAAGAATTCCTCTTCTCCAACACCAACAATAAGAGGGCTGTCCTTACGTGTTGCAACAATACGGTTAGGTTCAGAAACAGTCATAGCGGCTAGAGCATATGCTCCCTCGATAACATTTATTACCTGACGCACGGATTGTGTTAAGTCAAGACCGGTTTTCATATATTTATCTATCAGATGAGCTATCACTTCAGTATCAGTATCTGATACAAATTCATAGCCTTCAGATTCCAGTTTATCTTTAATGGATAAATAGTTTTCAATGATTCCATTGTGGACAATTGCTATGGTTTCATCCTTGTTTAAATGTGGATGTGAATTGGTTTTGCTTGGATCACCATGAGTGGCCCATCTTACATGTGCAATTCCATAATTGCCTTCAAGATCTCTAAGATTAAGTTTGGAATCAACTTCTGCAATCTTACCTGCATCTTTTTTTAGGTTAATCTTGCCTTCACATGCTGTAGCCAGACCTATGGAGTCATATCCACGATACTCCAGTTTAGTAATTGAATCAAATAGAATAGGAGCTACCTTTTCATTTTTTAATACACAACCAACAATTCCACACATAGTATCCCATCAGAAATCATAAGTTGATAAATCAACAATACTCAGAATCTAAAAAAGCAATATATTCCTCAGTAACTTCAGACAAGCATATTATTATTTTAGATAAACCTTTAAAGACCTTAATAATATATATTATCCTAATAAATTAAATATTTTATTATTTTTTAAAAAATTTTTATTTTTTATTTAAACATATATATAAATTTATCGAAATTTATATATAGAAAATTAAATATAATAAAGTTAATAGAATAAAGGAGTTCTTTAATGCTAGAAAAAGAAATTAATAAAGATGTTGAGAATTTAGAATACAATTTTAATAATTATCACAAATCATCCAAAAAATTTAATTTTTCTATTATAATGGCAATTTATAATACTGAAAAATTTTTAGAAGAAGCAATCGAAAGCGTGATTAACCAAACAATAGGTTTTAAAGATAATGTGGAATTAATTTTAGTCGATGATGGAAGTGAAGATGAATCTAGAGAAATCTGCCTAAAATATGTTAATAAATTCCCTGAAAACATCAAATACTTATACCAAGAAAATCAAGGGCAAGCCACAGCTAGGAATAATGGTATGAAAGTGGCAAATGCAAAATACTTAAATTTCTTAGACAGCGATGATAAGCTTGAAAAAAATGCATTAGAACTCATATATAATTTTTTTAAAGAAAACCGACATAAATTGGATATAGTTTCAATACCTATAAAATTTTTTGATCGGCAAACTGGTGACCACATTCTAAATTATAAATATAAAACAACACGAGTTGTAGATTTAATAAATGAACCAGATTATATTCAATTATCTGCTTCAGCATCATTTTTTAAGAAAGAAAGCATAGAAAATTTCATATTCGATCCTGATTTAATCGTATCAGAAGATGCAATATTCTTAAACAAAATTTTATTAAAAAAGAAAAAACTGGGAGTTGTATCCAATACTTGCTATTTCTATAGAAAACGTTTCACTAATGATTCAACAATAGATTCATCTGTAAAAGATAAAGATTATTATTTACAAAGGTCCCAAATCTTCTTCAAAGAATTATTTGAGTATTGTAGAAAAGAATATGGGGAGATATTTGATTTTATAAAATATACAGTAATGTATGATATTCAATGGATTTTTGAAATTAGAAATATTGAAGAAATCTTAGAAACTAATGATTTAATTACTTTAAAAAGATATTTGTATGATTTATTACAAGAAATCGATGATGAAATTATCTTAAACCAAAAATATTATGACAAAAATCTCAAATATACTGTTTTAATATTTAAACATGGAAATCTAGAAACGGAAGTTTTAAAAGAAGAGAACAATGTCAAAAAAATAGTTAATGAAACTGTGATTGACGAACTTTATTATCATAGATTATATATTGATGCCTTTGAAATTCATGAAAACAAATTAACAATTTTAGGATTTTTAAAATCATATTTTATTTACCCTGAGATAAATATCCAGGCAATCCAATATAATCCAATAGAATTCTTAGAATATTGGGAAAAATTTTTTAATGAAAATAAAATTTTATTCATTAAAAGAGACTTTTTAAATAATAAAGGACTCCTCCTTCAAGATGCTTTATTAAATAAAATTGATAAAAATGATGAAAATCTTAAAAAACTACTGGGAATTGGATCCGAATCCGAAATAAAATTTTGCGATTTCATTAAAGAGAAAAATGATGAAATCAAAGATATAGATAATTATTGGAAAACAGAGCATATAAATCAGAAAATTAATAGTAATATTTTTCAGAATAAAGCTTTTTATAATTCTATTTATAATGAAACTTTAAAAAAATTCATTGAAGAAAAAGCAAATATTATTAATTGTGAAAAAATTGAATATCCTTATAGAGAAAGAAAATATCTTGACTTAAATTATACCCCTAACTTTAATTTTGAACTAAAAATTAATTTAAATAAAAAAGAAAAATCTAAAATTTTAATTAGAGTTGTTTATGATTCTTTAAATTTTTATTTAGGTATTGCTCTTACAAACAACTGTAAATTAACTAATGATAGTTTTTACTCTTTGAAAGATGATTATTTAATCAAATTCAAAGAAAACACATTTGAGATATTTGAATATTCCTTGAACCAACATTTAGAATTAGAAGAGTCAAATATAAATTACTTAGAATCAAAAAAAGATTTAACTCTTAATGAGGTTATTAGGTTTAGAAAACACTTTTATTATTCCTTTTTTAAATATTTTAATAGAAGAATTTGGTTTTTTATGGATAGGATAGATAAGGCTGATGACAATGCAGAACATTTATTCAAATATGCAGTAAAACAAAATGATGGAATTGAAAAATATTTTGTAATTTCTAAAAACTCTAAGGATTATCCTCGAATTAAAAAAATTGGAAATGTAATTGTAGCTGGTTCTGAAGAACACAAATTATTATCTTGCTTTGCTGAAAAAGTAATTTCATCACAAGCAGACGATAGCGTTTTAAATCCGTTCTTTGGAAAAAATCAAAAATATTTAAACGGATTATTTTCTGCGAAAATTTATTTCCTACAACATGGTGTAACAAAAGATGATGTTTCTTCATGGTTACATAAATATGATAAATATTTATATTTAATCGTCACCACAGCTAAAGCGGAATATGATTCCTTCTTTAATGAAAATGCCTATTATAATTATGAAAAGTCCATTATCCAACTATTAGGTTTTCCAAGACATGACAACCTAAAAAAATTAGAAGATAAAAAAGAAATTGTTATTATGCCATCTTGGAGAAGGTCACTTCATAATATTAATGATTTAACTTTTAAGAAATCCGAATATTTTAAAGTTTATAATAAACTATTAAATGATGCACAATTAAATGATTTCCTTAAAAATAAAGGATATAAATTAGTATTCAAACCACACCCTAATATTATGAAATATTTACATCTATTCGATAAGGAAGAATCAGTAATATTTGCAGAAAGTAAAGTAGAAGATGAGGATTTATTCACTTATAATAAAATATTTAATCATTCTTCCATGCTTATTACAGATTTCTCATCTGTATCATTCGATTTCGCACTTTTGAAAAAACCTATTATCTACTATCAATATGACAATGATTATCATTTTGATATTGAAGAAGGCTACTTTGATTATGAAACAATGGGATTCGGTGAGGTAGTAAAGAATCACCAAGATTTAGTTGATTTAATAATTGACTATGTAAATAAAAATTGTGATATGAAAGAAGAATTTAAGGAAAGAGTTGACTCATTTTTTGAATTTAATGATAAAAATAATTGTAAGAGAGTATATGACTTTATTTTAAATAATTAAGAATATTAAAGATTTAATAATATTAAAGGTTGTGAACTAATGGAACAATTAGTAGAAACAATAATAAAAATCAATTTTGAGGAGTTAGAACATTTTGATTTTCCTATAGGGTTTAAATTTGGTTTATCAGTTATGTATAAATCTGTGGAATATGAATTCTTAGTCCATTTCAAAAAAAATAGTGATAAAGTTGTATGTTTAGGTTCCGGTAATAAAGCTGATGATGACCCTCATGACAATACAAGACCTTACTTCCATAGATGGAGTTGGAATTTTAATGAATCAACAATATGGTATAACGATCCAACACGTTATTTATCCATTGATTTACCTGGGGCATGGGGTGTTGGACTTAATGATGATTATTATTTAAGAAATATTGGAGAAATTATCGTTAAATTAGTTCATAGATTAAATATGACCGAGAAAAATCTATTTTTCTATGGTAGTTCCATGGGAGGATTTACATCTTTACAATTAGCCACTATGTTTAGAGAATCTACTGCAATAGCAGATATTCCTCAATTTTTCTTTCAGAATCATGTGAGATTTGATCATGTTACAAAATATGCATTTCCAGGATTATCAAAAGAATACATTTTGGAACACTACAAATATAGATTTGATTTTTTAGATATGATAGTGAAAGAGGATTATATCCCAAAAGCCATAATAGTTATTGATTGTTCTGATAGAGATATTAACACACAATATATTGATTTTATTAAAGGAATAAATAAATTACCGAATATTACAAATAAGAAAAATCATATGAAAATCGTGTTTAATTATATAAGTTCACATGCACCATTAGATATTGAAAAAAGCTATTATTTAGTTAATGAAACAACAGCACATAATTTACTTTGTTATTTTGATGAACTCGAGGAATCAGATCTTTTTAAAGAGAATGAACAACTAAAAATTCAAAACAATGAATTTAAAGATGTTTTAATTAAATGGGGGGAAGATTTATATAATTATTCAATAAATGATAAAATTAACTATTTATCCCAAGAACTTAATAAAAAAGAAAATACTATTAATAATCTTAATTTAGAAATTGAAAAACAACAAGAAATTATACAATGCCTCTATTCATCTAATAGTTGGAAAATTACAAAACCCCTCAGAAATATAAAACAATTTTTTAAGAGATTAAAATAAATCTAATGTTTTATTATATAATGTTACTTTTAAGCCACTCATAAACCCTTTTACAATTATTCCTATCATTAAACTTAAAGAAACTATCCACATTCTCTTTAAATCTATCTTCCATTACACAGCCATTGTCCAAATAATCCTCTATCTTTTCAATCAAAGCATCCTCATCACTTATGACTTCACCAAATCCCATGGATTCATAATCGAAATATCCATCATCATAATGATAATCATCATCACTCTGGTAATAGATCACAGGCTTCTTAAGATATGCGAAGTCAAAGAATACAGATGAATAATCCGTAATGAGAAGAGATGAATCTCTAAAAAGATCCTGATAAGAGCCATCTAATGATAAATATACATCCTCACATATATCTATCCAGTCAATGTATCTCATCAATTCAGCATGTGGCTTGAATACTAACTTATAGCCATGATTATTCAGCAACTTATGCAATTTCCTATTATTTAACAAACCCTCCAATGAATTAAAATAATCCGAATTCACAAAGGACTCATCGCTGTCAAATTGGAGCCTCCAGGTTGGCATGAATAATATCCGCTTATTGTCATCACTGTCACTTAAATTGTCAAATCTTGGAAAGCCGAGAACTTGGATGATGTCCTCATCATAATTGTATCCTTCATTCAGGAAGGAATCCCTTTCCAGATCTGAAACGGTTACAATTAGGGAAAGGTTGTTGTTGTATTTCTTTACAAACTTGGAGATGTCATCCTTTGTCACTCCATGCTGCAGGAAGAGCCTTTCACAAGCAAAGAGACCCGCATACAGGTCCCTGTTGTCATGTTCAAAGAAAGGATTGACAAAATCCTCATTGGTAAATGAGCTTATTGCCTTTTCTGCAAAGAGATACAATATCTTATGCTTCAAGCTAGCAAATGGAAGAATGGAACTGCCGTAATCGGCTTTCATTTCCTTAAAGCTTGGGCTGTCCTCATTTACAGCAAAATATTTCTTAACGTCATCCTCTTGATTGATTGCATATTTGAATAGGTGTTTGGCATTGTCATCTGCGAATTGAGGACGATCAGAAAATATCCATATTCTCTTGTTCTTCATAAATGGATATTTGATATAATAAATTAACTTATTTGTTAGAGAAGACCTGTAGAACTTAGGCTTAAGCCTTAAAGCCCTTTTAATGTTGCTGTATTCATATCTTAACATTGATAGATAGCTATGCTTTACAATATGCAATCTTAAGTCCTTGTATAAAACAATATATGGCCCTTTAGGGAAGAATGCGCTATATTCGGATAAGCTCAGATTATGATTGGTTCCAACCAAAGCTTCAAATGAACTTGAATTTGTTCCATCATCATAATCTATTATGAATTCCAGATCACTCTCTTCCCCTTTGGCTAGAGGAATCTTAACATCAAAATTAGTTATATATTTCCATTCATAGCCAAGGCATTTTCTGGTCTTTCTCTCAGGAGTCTTGTATTTGACTTTCCTGCAAATGAACTCCTCAATATTATTATCTGTTTTCTTTAGAACCTTAATGGAATAATCCTCATCATTGAAATTGGATATGAACATTCCTGAAATGTTCAATGTATTCTTCTTTATTTCAACTACATCCAGCCATATCCTGTGAACATTAATGGTATCAATGATGTAATCGCCGGTTTTCTTAATGATGATGCCATTGTCTGATTCGACATGTTCCTTATTGCTGAAAGAATTTAAGTTATCATTATTCATTAAAAACATGAAAAATGATTTGGAATCCTCTTCCATGTTTTCATTGCCTATGACAACATCCTTTTCAATATGATGAATTACAAAATATAGATGTTCCCAAAACTCTTGTATTTCCTCTTCAGTGTCAAAAACCTTCAGATTAGGCACTTTCAATAGCCATTGAAGATCATAGGCCATGAGATATTGGATGAAATCAGGGACCTTTCCATCAAGAGAAAAGGAATAGTCTATGATGTTTTCATAAAAATCAGCCAGCCTGTCAGTGAAATATCCTTTTTTCGCTTTTACATTGTCTACTGTAGAACCTCTAATGCTCCTTTGCCTATAATAGTAATTGCAGGTATCTATAACGCCATATCTTTTCTTATCCAACAATATCTTATTGATTATCAAGGCATCCTCAAGGTTTACAAGATCTTCATCAAACTCATGACCCACAAAGGATTCTGCTTTAATGAAAGAGGATGAGGATGATAAAAGAGGATTGTTAGGTTCCTCCAATAAGTCAATGATTCTGTTTCCCTTATCAAACTTATTGTTTAAGCGATGAGGGCCTTCAGCCCTTTCAAAAAGAATCATTGGAATGGCTAAAACATCAATTTCATCAATATGATTTTCAAAGAACCTATAGACTTCCTCAAGAGTATTTTCAGAAATGTAATCATCACTGTCCAGGAAGTTCAAATATTTGCCTTTGGCATATTTCAGCCCAAGGTTACGCGCACTTGCCTGCCCGCCATTTTCCTTTGATAAAAAAAGAATATTATTAGGGTATTTTTCTGCGTAAGCTTTAGCAATGTCCTTAGATTTGTCAATACTGCCATCATCAACAAGGATCAATTGGACATTTTCCTCGAATCCAATTGTTTGATTTATGATTGAATCAATGGCTTCATTCAAATATTTCTCAACATTATAAACAGCCATGATAATTGAAAATTTGAATTGGTAGTTTGATTTCTCATTCATCTAAAAACATCCCATATTTAGACTTTCAAGTGAAAAAATAGAAAAACATTTAAAAAAAATAGATCATAACCTAAAACTTCTTAATGGAAAACCTGTTTTTACGCTTGTTTCTTACAAAGAGCTTTTGAATAAACTCTAACCTATCCTCTACAGGCAAACTTTTAAGTATACTGTCAATATTTTCCATTGCTAAAGTTTCATTTCTTACAAAATCATAGATAAATAAATCTGTATCATAGATTGAATTGATTTCAGTATCTTCGGTTGTAAATACCCCCACAAAGTTTTTTGTGAAAAATACGTCTTTCTCAACGGTTACAACTGGGTTTCCCATCACATAAGTGTTTGAATAAACAGTAGCATATGGATGAATGAAACTACGAACCCCTACAATAGCTCCAGAACCTATCTTAACTCCTCTTGAAATATAAGTGAAATGATCAATCCATACATGATCTCCAATAAAGACGCTTTCTGAGTAATTAATTCTTTCTTTAGTATTCATATCATAAATCGGATAAGTGTCTATTGTTCTTACAAAGACATCATTTCCAATTACATTATCCTCTCCAATAATTAGATTTTGGGATTCTTGAACATTAATCTTAAAAGGAGCTCCTAATTCATTGTTTTTTCCAATGAAAATAGTTGAATCATGACGCACATAGACCTCTAAAACATAATCATTATCAGTGAAAGACAAATAAACTATAGAATTGTTTCCAACAAAATTTATATTGGAATTCTTCAATTTAATGCCAGAATCACAATAGAATATGTTATTTACACCATAGAATTTTATTTCAGACTTTTCTAATGTAATTTCCCCAATTACTTTATTTTCCTTTAAATTTTTTATATCTTCAGGATTTTTTACTGTCTCCATACCAATCCAATCCCTAAAATAACTAATCTTAAATTAAAATTACCTAAATCTAATATCCTTTAATTGGTCTTTAGTTGCCTTTTCAGCATCTTTAAGGTAATGATTACATACTTCATTAACTTCTCCAATTTCTACTATCCTTCCCTGATCAATCCAAATAGCTTTGTCACATAATTGTCTTATCTGCGGAATTGAATGAGAAACAAGTAGAACTGTAGTACCTTTATCCATTAAAGATCTGATTTTATCACTACTCTTTTTTTGGAAATTTACATCTCCAACACCAAGAACTTCATCAATAATTAATATATCAGGTTCTACAATGGTGGCTATTGAGAATCCTAATTTTGCAAGCATACCTGAAGAATAGTTCTTCACTGGAAAATCAATGAACTCTCCGAGTTCAGAAAATTCAACAATTTCATCATATTTTGACTCAAGGAACTGTTTGTCATATCCTAAAATAGCTCCATTCAAGTAGATGTTTTCACGACCGGAATAATTGTGGTCAAAACCTGCTCCTAAAGCAAGCAAAGGTGAAATCCTACCATAAGTCTTAACCTCACCAGTTTCTGGTGGATAAATACCTGTAATAACATTTAAAAGAGTACTTTTTCCAGCACCATTATAACCGATGATGCCTACCTTCTCTCCTTTATAAATTTTAAAGCTAATATCTTTTAAAGCTTGAAAATGAGTCCTTTTCTCCTTATTCCGTTTTATTGTACGAATGACATACTCCTTAAGATTGTCAATCTTATCATTTCCAACTTCAAAGCTTAAGGAAATGTTTTTTACTTCTATGGACAAATCCTTATTATTCTCAGGAATTAGATCCGCTATAAGCGAATCAACATTTTGCTTAGGCTTTTTAACATTATTCCCATTCTCTTCAATCTTAGAACTTTCATTATTTTGATTCTGATTTTGATTCTGATAAATTGGAACTTCCTTTTTAACTACTTCCTTATTTTTAAATGTTGGTTTGGCAAGAGGTTTTTCCAAAGTCTCACTTTCCCTATTTTGAACATGAATAGGGACAATTACATCATCATTATCCTCTTCAATGAATCTTTTAACATTTCGAGCATTATTTTCTTTTCTTCTTTCTTCTCTTGCTTTTCTCTCCAGTCTTTTTAAGGTTATTTCCGCTTCCTCTTCAGTCATATTGTACCTGTTCATCAACTCAAGCTTAGCGTTAATTCTTCTCTCCAAAATCTTATCTGCATTAACATTTGGACTATTTAAAGCTCTATTAGAGGTTTTCGGATTATTGACGGAATCCCAGTCTACAGTTTTTCTAAATTTAGGATTTTTCCTTTTTTGACTCATTCAACCCCTCCTAGAATTTTAATGTGAGTTTTTTCTCATATTTCTTAAAAACAATTACACCAAGCACTAAAATAATTGCAGAAAGAAGAACTAAATTTATCATATTCATTATATCAGGCATTGTTCCCCAAAGCACAAGATGTCTAAATTGATCTATTACCCAAAATACAGGATTTAATATCATATACTGATGAAAAGGTTCTGGAATAATATCCATAGGATAAAATATTGCTGAAGCATACATTAACATATATGTAATGACCCCCCATAGATG
It includes:
- a CDS encoding CDP-glycerol glycerophosphotransferase family protein, with amino-acid sequence MNEKSNYQFKFSIIMAVYNVEKYLNEAIDSIINQTIGFEENVQLILVDDGSIDKSKDIAKAYAEKYPNNILFLSKENGGQASARNLGLKYAKGKYLNFLDSDDYISENTLEEVYRFFENHIDEIDVLAIPMILFERAEGPHRLNNKFDKGNRIIDLLEEPNNPLLSSSSSFIKAESFVGHEFDEDLVNLEDALIINKILLDKKRYGVIDTCNYYYRQRSIRGSTVDNVKAKKGYFTDRLADFYENIIDYSFSLDGKVPDFIQYLMAYDLQWLLKVPNLKVFDTEEEIQEFWEHLYFVIHHIEKDVVIGNENMEEDSKSFFMFLMNNDNLNSFSNKEHVESDNGIIIKKTGDYIIDTINVHRIWLDVVEIKKNTLNISGMFISNFNDEDYSIKVLKKTDNNIEEFICRKVKYKTPERKTRKCLGYEWKYITNFDVKIPLAKGEESDLEFIIDYDDGTNSSSFEALVGTNHNLSLSEYSAFFPKGPYIVLYKDLRLHIVKHSYLSMLRYEYSNIKRALRLKPKFYRSSLTNKLIYYIKYPFMKNKRIWIFSDRPQFADDNAKHLFKYAINQEDDVKKYFAVNEDSPSFKEMKADYGSSILPFASLKHKILYLFAEKAISSFTNEDFVNPFFEHDNRDLYAGLFACERLFLQHGVTKDDISKFVKKYNNNLSLIVTVSDLERDSFLNEGYNYDEDIIQVLGFPRFDNLSDSDDNKRILFMPTWRLQFDSDESFVNSDYFNSLEGLLNNRKLHKLLNNHGYKLVFKPHAELMRYIDWIDICEDVYLSLDGSYQDLFRDSSLLITDYSSVFFDFAYLKKPVIYYQSDDDYHYDDGYFDYESMGFGEVISDEDALIEKIEDYLDNGCVMEDRFKENVDSFFKFNDRNNCKRVYEWLKSNII
- a CDS encoding acetyltransferase, yielding METVKNPEDIKNLKENKVIGEITLEKSEIKFYGVNNIFYCDSGIKLKNSNINFVGNNSIVYLSFTDNDYVLEVYVRHDSTIFIGKNNELGAPFKINVQESQNLIIGEDNVIGNDVFVRTIDTYPIYDMNTKERINYSESVFIGDHVWIDHFTYISRGVKIGSGAIVGVRSFIHPYATVYSNTYVMGNPVVTVEKDVFFTKNFVGVFTTEDTEINSIYDTDLFIYDFVRNETLAMENIDSILKSLPVEDRLEFIQKLFVRNKRKNRFSIKKF
- a CDS encoding ATP-binding cassette domain-containing protein, which translates into the protein MSQKRKNPKFRKTVDWDSVNNPKTSNRALNSPNVNADKILERRINAKLELMNRYNMTEEEAEITLKRLERKAREERRKENNARNVKRFIEEDNDDVIVPIHVQNRESETLEKPLAKPTFKNKEVVKKEVPIYQNQNQNQNNESSKIEENGNNVKKPKQNVDSLIADLIPENNKDLSIEVKNISLSFEVGNDKIDNLKEYVIRTIKRNKEKRTHFQALKDISFKIYKGEKVGIIGYNGAGKSTLLNVITGIYPPETGEVKTYGRISPLLALGAGFDHNYSGRENIYLNGAILGYDKQFLESKYDEIVEFSELGEFIDFPVKNYSSGMLAKLGFSIATIVEPDILIIDEVLGVGDVNFQKKSSDKIRSLMDKGTTVLLVSHSIPQIRQLCDKAIWIDQGRIVEIGEVNEVCNHYLKDAEKATKDQLKDIRFR